One window of Streptococcus troglodytae genomic DNA carries:
- a CDS encoding ATP-dependent Clp protease ATP-binding subunit, with translation MLCQNCNLNEATIHLYANVNGQQKQIDLCQNCYQIMKTDPENGPLNHLSQQNSSSINPFFDDFFGDLNNFRAFNNQDLPNTPPTQAGGGNGNGGNNRRPGGPQQQASQKPNGLLEEFGINLTEIARKGEIDPVIGRDEEITRVIEILNRRTKNNPVLIGEPGVGKTAVVEGLAQKIVDGDVPQKLHGKNVIRLDVVSLVQGTGIRGQFEERMQKLMEEIRQRQDVILFIDEIHEIVGAGSAGDGNMDAGNILKPALARGELQLVGATTLNEYRIIEKDAALERRMQPVKVDEPSVAETITILKGIQPKYEDYHHVKYTDEAIEAAANLSNRYIQDRFLPDKAIDLLDEAGSKMNLTLNFVDPKEIDHRLVEAENLKAQATRDEDYEKAAYFRDQIAKYKEMQSAKLDKENTPVITEKNIEVIVEQKTNIPVGELKEKEQSQLIHLADDLKTRVIGQDAAVDKIAKAIRRNRVGLGTPNRPIGSFLFVGPTGVGKTELSKQLAIELFGSEDSMIRFDMSEYMEKHAVAKLVGAPPGYVGYEEAGQLTEKVRRNPYSLILLDEVEKAHPDVMHMFLQVLDDGRLTDGQGRTVSFKDTIIIMTSNAGTGKSEANVGFGASREGRTNSVLGELGNFFSPEFMNRFDGIIEFQALSKDNLLQIVSLMLDDVNQRLAVNAIHLDVTDKVKEKLVDLGYDPKMGARPLRRTIQEHIEDAITDFYLEHPDQKELKAIMTSSGKIVIRASNKVETVTKAASD, from the coding sequence ATGCTCTGTCAAAATTGTAATTTAAATGAAGCGACTATTCATCTATATGCTAATGTTAATGGTCAGCAAAAACAGATTGACCTTTGTCAAAATTGTTATCAAATTATGAAAACGGATCCTGAAAATGGGCCTTTAAATCATCTTTCACAACAAAATTCGTCATCCATCAATCCTTTCTTTGATGATTTCTTTGGCGATTTGAATAATTTTCGTGCCTTTAATAATCAAGATCTGCCAAACACACCGCCAACACAAGCTGGCGGTGGCAATGGCAACGGAGGCAATAATCGCCGTCCCGGCGGACCGCAGCAACAGGCCTCCCAAAAGCCAAATGGGCTGCTTGAAGAATTTGGTATTAATTTAACCGAAATTGCGCGCAAGGGTGAAATTGATCCTGTTATTGGCCGCGATGAAGAAATCACAAGGGTTATCGAAATTCTCAACCGTCGCACAAAGAATAATCCTGTTCTTATTGGAGAACCGGGTGTTGGTAAAACCGCTGTTGTCGAAGGACTGGCGCAAAAAATTGTTGATGGTGATGTTCCACAAAAATTACATGGAAAAAATGTCATTCGTCTGGATGTCGTCAGCCTCGTTCAAGGTACTGGTATTCGAGGCCAATTTGAAGAACGGATGCAAAAGCTAATGGAAGAAATCCGTCAACGTCAAGATGTTATTCTTTTCATTGATGAAATTCATGAAATTGTTGGTGCTGGTTCTGCTGGCGATGGCAATATGGATGCCGGAAATATTTTAAAACCCGCTTTGGCACGCGGTGAGCTTCAACTTGTTGGTGCTACAACACTCAATGAATATCGGATTATTGAAAAAGATGCCGCTTTGGAACGTCGGATGCAACCCGTAAAAGTTGATGAACCTAGTGTTGCAGAAACCATAACGATTCTTAAGGGTATTCAGCCCAAATATGAAGATTACCATCATGTAAAGTATACAGATGAAGCGATTGAAGCTGCTGCAAATCTTTCAAATCGTTACATTCAGGATCGTTTCTTACCTGATAAGGCTATTGATCTTCTGGATGAAGCTGGCTCTAAAATGAATTTAACACTTAACTTTGTAGATCCTAAAGAAATTGATCACCGTTTGGTTGAAGCCGAAAATCTAAAAGCTCAAGCAACTCGTGATGAGGATTATGAAAAAGCAGCTTACTTCCGTGATCAAATTGCCAAATACAAGGAAATGCAATCCGCTAAACTTGACAAGGAGAATACTCCTGTTATTACAGAAAAAAATATTGAAGTAATTGTCGAGCAAAAGACCAATATTCCTGTTGGTGAATTAAAAGAAAAGGAACAATCACAATTAATTCATCTTGCTGACGATCTTAAAACGCGTGTTATTGGACAGGATGCTGCTGTTGACAAAATTGCTAAAGCTATCCGCCGCAATCGTGTTGGACTAGGCACTCCAAATCGGCCAATTGGTTCTTTCCTTTTTGTCGGTCCTACTGGTGTTGGTAAAACAGAACTCTCTAAACAATTAGCTATTGAGCTTTTTGGTTCTGAAGATAGTATGATTCGTTTCGATATGAGTGAATACATGGAAAAACATGCTGTGGCTAAACTTGTTGGTGCACCTCCGGGATATGTCGGTTATGAAGAAGCTGGTCAGTTAACCGAAAAAGTTCGTCGCAATCCTTATTCATTGATCCTACTCGACGAAGTTGAAAAAGCTCACCCAGATGTCATGCATATGTTCTTACAAGTACTTGATGATGGTCGTCTAACGGATGGACAAGGACGCACTGTCAGCTTTAAGGATACTATTATTATCATGACCTCAAATGCTGGTACAGGGAAATCTGAAGCTAATGTTGGTTTTGGTGCCAGCCGAGAAGGCCGGACTAATTCTGTTCTAGGTGAATTGGGTAACTTCTTTAGCCCCGAATTTATGAACCGTTTTGATGGTATCATCGAATTTCAGGCTTTAAGCAAGGATAATCTTCTTCAAATTGTTTCTCTCATGCTTGATGATGTTAATCAGCGTTTAGCTGTTAATGCTATTCACCTTGATGTAACTGATAAAGTTAAAGAAAAATTAGTTGATCTCGGTTATGATCCTAAAATGGGAGCAAGACCATTGCGTCGTACTATCCAAGAACATATTGAAGATGCTATTACGGATTTCTACTTAGAGCATCCTGATCAAAAAGAATTAAAAGCTATTATGACAAGCAGCGGCAAAATTGTTATCAGGGCTTCTAACAAAGTCGAAACGGTTACCAAAGCAGCTTCAGATTAA
- a CDS encoding NUDIX hydrolase → MTNHPTFGNKLENVDYKTRYGVYAVIPNKDKTKIILVQAPNGAWFLPGGEIEAGENHLTALERELIEELGFTADIGHYYGQADEYFYSSHRETYFYNPAYLYEVTQFTQVGKPLEDFNHLAWFSIEEAKSKLKRGSHKWGIDCWQKDQEKN, encoded by the coding sequence ATGACAAACCATCCGACCTTTGGTAATAAATTAGAAAATGTTGATTACAAGACGCGCTATGGTGTTTATGCTGTTATTCCAAACAAAGATAAGACTAAAATCATTTTAGTACAGGCGCCCAATGGAGCTTGGTTTCTACCCGGCGGTGAAATTGAAGCAGGTGAGAATCACTTAACAGCTTTAGAGCGAGAACTCATTGAAGAGCTAGGTTTTACGGCTGATATTGGCCATTATTATGGTCAGGCTGATGAATATTTCTACTCCAGTCATCGTGAAACCTATTTTTACAATCCTGCCTACCTTTATGAAGTCACCCAGTTTACACAGGTTGGTAAGCCTCTAGAAGATTTTAACCACTTAGCATGGTTTTCTATTGAGGAAGCAAAAAGTAAATTAAAACGAGGTAGTCATAAATGGGGAATTGATTGCTGGCAAAAAGACCAAGAGAAAAACTAA
- a CDS encoding DUF1827 family protein: MRLINTTSSHQHLVKNQLKHTDATLVETYSAGNTDVIFTQAPKHYELLISNKHRAIKDNEIETIREFFLKRKINKNIVLLDQLKTLHTANLIEISIPIAD, from the coding sequence ATGAGATTAATCAATACGACTAGCAGTCATCAACATTTAGTTAAAAATCAACTAAAACATACTGATGCTACACTCGTTGAAACTTATTCAGCTGGCAATACCGACGTTATTTTCACTCAAGCGCCTAAACATTATGAACTTTTAATTTCAAACAAACATCGTGCTATCAAAGATAATGAAATTGAAACCATTCGAGAATTTTTCCTCAAGCGTAAAATTAATAAAAATATTGTTTTATTAGATCAATTAAAAACACTGCATACCGCAAACCTAATTGAGATTTCCATTCCAATAGCTGATTAG
- the ileS gene encoding isoleucine--tRNA ligase, which produces MKLKETLNLGKTAFPMRAGLPNKEPQWQKQWDEANIYAKRQELNANKPAFFLHDGPPYANGNIHVGHALNKISKDIIIRSKSMSGFRAPYIPGWDTHGLPIEQVLAKKGVKRKEIDLADYLDMCRQYALSQVDKQRQDFKRLGVSGDWENPYITLVPKYEAAQIRVFGAMADKGYIYRGAKPVYWSWSSESALAEAEIEYHDIDSTSLYYANRVKDGKDILDTDTYIVVWTTTPFTITASRGLTVGPDIDYVVVKPANDERKFLVAQALLPKLAERFAWDNPQVLATHKGIDLDRIVTAHPWDDNVEEFVMNGDHVTLDSGTGIVHTAPGFGEDDYNVGVKYGLDVVVTVNERGIMMENAGPDFEGQFYDKVLPTVKEKLGDLLLASEVITHSYPFDWRTKKPIIWRAVPQWFASVSKFRQDILDEIDKVHFYPAWGKTRLYNMIRDRGDWVISRQRAWGVPLPIFYAEDGTAIMTKEVTDHVANLFEEHGSVIWWQREAKELLPEGFTHPGSPNGEFTKENDIMDVWFDSGSSWNGVLNTRENLGYPADLYLEGSDQYRGWFNSSLITSVAVNGHAPYKSVLSQGFVLDGKGEKMSKSKGNIISPNDVAKQYGAEILRLWVASVDTDSDVRVSMEILAQVSETYRKIRNTLRFLIANTTDFNPYVNKIAFEDLRSVDKYMIIKFNQLVAVINRAYSHYDFMAIYKAVVNFVTVDLSAFYLDFAKDVVYIEAADDLARRQMQTVFYEILVNITKLLTPILPHTSEEIWSYLDHEEEAFVQLTEMPEAQEFANQDEILDTWSAFMSLRDQAQKALEEARHAKIIGKSLEAHLTVYASEEVKTLLTALDSNIAQLLIVSQLTVTQEQAPENALVFEDVAFSVEHAQGQVCDRCRRIDETVKERPYHVTICNHCAAIVENHFPEAVRQGFESK; this is translated from the coding sequence ATGAAATTAAAAGAAACGCTTAATCTCGGAAAAACAGCCTTCCCAATGCGTGCAGGTCTTCCTAATAAAGAACCACAATGGCAAAAACAATGGGATGAAGCTAATATTTATGCTAAACGTCAAGAATTAAATGCAAATAAACCAGCTTTTTTCCTACATGATGGACCACCCTATGCCAATGGAAATATCCATGTAGGACATGCTCTTAATAAAATTTCAAAGGATATTATTATTCGTTCCAAGTCAATGTCTGGTTTTCGAGCACCTTATATTCCGGGGTGGGATACACATGGTTTACCTATTGAACAAGTCCTTGCTAAAAAGGGTGTTAAACGTAAAGAAATTGACTTAGCAGATTATTTAGACATGTGTCGCCAGTATGCTTTGAGTCAAGTTGATAAGCAGCGTCAGGACTTTAAACGCTTAGGTGTCTCAGGAGATTGGGAGAATCCCTATATCACACTTGTTCCTAAGTATGAAGCTGCTCAAATTCGTGTCTTTGGTGCTATGGCTGACAAAGGCTATATTTATCGTGGAGCTAAACCGGTTTATTGGTCTTGGTCTTCTGAATCAGCTCTTGCAGAAGCAGAGATTGAGTATCATGATATTGATTCAACTTCCCTTTACTATGCTAATCGTGTTAAAGATGGTAAAGACATTCTAGATACAGATACTTATATTGTTGTCTGGACAACAACACCATTTACCATTACAGCATCTCGTGGTTTGACAGTCGGTCCAGATATAGATTATGTGGTTGTCAAACCAGCTAATGACGAACGTAAATTTCTCGTAGCACAAGCTCTTCTTCCAAAATTGGCAGAACGTTTTGCTTGGGACAATCCTCAAGTGTTAGCGACTCATAAAGGTATTGACCTTGACCGTATTGTCACAGCGCATCCATGGGATGATAATGTAGAAGAATTCGTCATGAACGGGGATCATGTTACACTTGACTCTGGTACGGGGATTGTTCATACAGCGCCGGGATTTGGTGAGGATGACTATAATGTGGGAGTTAAATATGGCTTAGATGTTGTTGTCACTGTCAACGAACGTGGTATCATGATGGAAAATGCCGGTCCTGATTTTGAAGGACAGTTCTATGACAAAGTTTTGCCAACAGTGAAAGAAAAACTAGGTGATTTGCTTTTAGCATCAGAAGTTATCACGCATTCTTATCCTTTTGACTGGCGAACAAAAAAACCAATTATCTGGCGTGCAGTCCCACAATGGTTTGCTTCTGTTTCAAAATTCCGTCAAGATATTCTTGATGAAATTGATAAGGTTCATTTTTATCCTGCTTGGGGTAAGACGAGACTTTACAATATGATTCGTGATCGTGGTGATTGGGTTATTTCACGTCAACGTGCTTGGGGTGTTCCGCTTCCAATTTTCTACGCAGAAGATGGCACTGCCATTATGACCAAAGAAGTGACAGACCATGTTGCCAATTTGTTTGAAGAACACGGCTCAGTCATTTGGTGGCAACGTGAGGCTAAAGAACTTCTTCCTGAAGGTTTTACTCATCCAGGCTCTCCAAATGGTGAATTTACTAAAGAAAATGACATTATGGATGTTTGGTTTGATTCAGGATCATCTTGGAATGGTGTTCTCAATACACGTGAAAACTTAGGCTATCCTGCAGACCTTTATCTTGAAGGCTCTGATCAATATCGTGGTTGGTTCAATTCATCACTGATCACTTCTGTAGCTGTTAACGGTCATGCACCTTATAAATCAGTCTTGTCTCAAGGTTTTGTTCTGGATGGCAAGGGTGAGAAGATGTCTAAATCAAAAGGAAACATTATTTCGCCAAATGATGTTGCCAAGCAATATGGTGCTGAAATTCTTCGCCTTTGGGTAGCTTCTGTCGACACCGATAGTGATGTTCGTGTATCTATGGAAATTTTAGCTCAGGTTTCGGAAACTTATCGTAAAATCCGCAATACCCTTCGTTTTTTGATTGCTAATACCACTGATTTTAATCCTTATGTCAATAAGATTGCCTTTGAGGATCTTCGTTCTGTTGATAAATATATGATAATCAAATTTAATCAGTTAGTTGCAGTGATTAATCGGGCCTACAGCCATTATGATTTCATGGCTATCTATAAGGCTGTTGTTAATTTTGTGACTGTTGATTTGTCAGCATTTTACCTCGATTTTGCTAAAGATGTTGTTTATATTGAAGCAGCAGACGATTTAGCTCGTCGTCAAATGCAAACGGTCTTTTACGAAATCTTGGTGAACATTACTAAGCTATTGACGCCGATTTTGCCGCATACGAGTGAAGAAATTTGGTCTTATTTAGATCATGAAGAAGAAGCATTTGTACAGTTAACAGAAATGCCTGAAGCACAAGAGTTTGCCAACCAAGACGAAATTTTGGATACATGGAGTGCTTTTATGTCTCTGCGTGATCAAGCACAAAAAGCACTTGAAGAAGCCCGTCATGCTAAAATTATTGGTAAATCATTAGAAGCTCATTTGACTGTCTATGCTAGTGAAGAAGTTAAAACGCTTCTGACTGCTCTTGATAGTAACATTGCCCAACTGCTTATTGTGTCACAATTGACAGTGACACAAGAACAAGCACCGGAAAATGCACTTGTCTTTGAAGATGTAGCCTTTAGTGTGGAACATGCTCAGGGTCAAGTTTGTGACCGTTGCCGCCGCATTGATGAAACTGTCAAAGAACGCCCTTATCATGTTACAATTTGTAATCATTGTGCAGCTATTGTAGAAAACCATTTCCCTGAAGCTGTTAGGCAAGGATTTGAAAGCAAATAA
- a CDS encoding DivIVA domain-containing protein, whose protein sequence is MAITALEIKDKTFGTKMFGYNTQEVEEFLDIVVDDYEELVRTNREKDNRIKELEDKLGYFDEMKESLSQSVILAQETAEKVKSSANTESTNILNKATYESQQLVDAAKSKANQILRDATDEAKRIAVETEELKRQSRVFHQHLLSVVEGQLTLANSPEWTELLQPTAVYLQNSDAAFKEVVEQVLGEHVPDAADTEPIEVTRQFTPEEMEELHRRVSESNKELEETKAGQSTVDDQQPLIIEAADETKVNESAAEQPNLNETQTFKLNINE, encoded by the coding sequence ATGGCAATTACAGCACTTGAAATTAAAGATAAAACATTTGGGACAAAAATGTTTGGTTACAATACTCAAGAAGTGGAAGAATTCTTGGATATTGTGGTTGATGATTATGAAGAACTGGTACGTACTAATCGTGAGAAAGATAACCGTATCAAAGAGTTGGAGGATAAATTAGGCTATTTTGATGAAATGAAGGAATCTCTTAGTCAATCAGTTATTTTGGCTCAAGAAACAGCTGAAAAAGTGAAATCATCAGCCAATACTGAATCAACTAACATTCTTAACAAAGCTACTTATGAGTCACAACAATTAGTTGATGCAGCTAAATCAAAAGCTAATCAGATTCTTCGCGATGCAACAGATGAAGCTAAACGTATTGCAGTTGAGACAGAAGAATTAAAACGTCAAAGCCGTGTCTTCCATCAACATCTTTTATCTGTAGTAGAGGGTCAGTTAACACTTGCAAATTCTCCAGAATGGACAGAGTTACTTCAACCAACTGCTGTTTATTTACAGAATTCAGATGCTGCTTTCAAAGAAGTCGTAGAGCAAGTTTTAGGTGAACATGTTCCAGATGCTGCTGATACTGAACCTATTGAGGTGACACGTCAATTTACGCCAGAGGAAATGGAAGAATTGCATCGTCGTGTTTCTGAAAGTAATAAAGAACTGGAAGAGACAAAAGCTGGTCAGTCTACAGTTGATGATCAACAGCCTCTTATTATCGAGGCAGCTGATGAAACAAAAGTAAATGAGTCAGCGGCTGAGCAACCAAATTTGAATGAAACACAGACTTTTAAATTAAATATTAACGAATAA
- a CDS encoding YggT family protein — protein sequence MVMAYVVLILARVVDIYSFLLVIYALLSWFPNAYDNWLGKRLVDIVEPIVKPFKRFNFQFAGLDFTIIVILLLLQLLKRFLFLLLI from the coding sequence ATGGTTATGGCATATGTTGTACTTATTCTAGCAAGAGTAGTTGATATTTATTCCTTTTTGCTAGTAATTTATGCTCTCTTGTCTTGGTTTCCTAATGCTTATGATAATTGGCTTGGAAAACGTTTGGTTGATATTGTGGAGCCGATTGTAAAGCCTTTTAAACGTTTTAATTTTCAATTTGCTGGACTGGATTTTACGATTATTGTTATTCTGTTGCTTTTGCAGTTATTAAAACGTTTCTTATTTCTTTTGCTTATTTAA
- a CDS encoding YggS family pyridoxal phosphate-dependent enzyme, which produces MDLQANKERVFQEVAAYAQKSGRSKDDVTVIAVTKYVDSDTAEKLVKAGVKHIAENRVDKFLDKYHALRAYDLTWHLIGSLQRRKVKDVINFVDYFHALDSVKLAAEIQKRADHQIKCFLQVNISEEASKHGFRLSEVDKALEEIQNFDKIKVIGLMTMAPIDASEQELTDIFQKTNALRKNLKERKLKNMPFDDLSMGMSGDFPIAIQNGSTFVRIGSAFFK; this is translated from the coding sequence ATGGATTTACAAGCAAATAAAGAACGCGTTTTTCAAGAAGTTGCAGCCTATGCTCAAAAGTCAGGACGCAGTAAGGATGATGTTACTGTCATTGCAGTGACAAAATATGTAGACAGTGATACAGCTGAAAAACTTGTTAAAGCTGGGGTTAAGCACATTGCTGAAAATCGTGTTGATAAGTTTCTCGATAAATATCATGCTTTAAGAGCTTACGATTTAACTTGGCATCTGATTGGAAGTTTGCAGCGTCGTAAGGTTAAGGACGTGATTAATTTTGTCGACTACTTCCATGCGCTTGATTCTGTAAAATTAGCTGCTGAAATTCAAAAGCGTGCAGATCATCAAATAAAGTGCTTTTTACAAGTCAATATTTCTGAAGAAGCAAGCAAACATGGATTCAGACTATCAGAAGTTGACAAGGCACTTGAAGAAATTCAAAATTTTGATAAGATTAAGGTTATCGGTTTAATGACGATGGCTCCAATAGATGCTTCCGAACAAGAGTTAACTGATATTTTTCAAAAAACGAATGCGTTGAGAAAGAATTTAAAAGAAAGAAAACTGAAGAATATGCCTTTTGATGATTTGAGTATGGGGATGAGTGGCGATTTTCCGATTGCTATTCAAAATGGCTCAACCTTTGTCAGAATTGGCAGTGCATTCTTTAAATGA
- the ftsZ gene encoding cell division protein FtsZ codes for MAFSFDAASVQGAVIKVIGVGGGGGNAINRMIDEGVAGVEFIAANTDIQALSSSKAETVIQLGPKLTRGLGAGGQPEIGRKAAEESEEALTEALTGADMVFITAGMGGGSGTGAAPVIARIAKGLGSLTVAVVTRPFGFEGSKRGNYAIEGINELRDEVDTLLIISNNNLLEIVDKKTPLLEALSEADNVLRQGVQGITDLITSPGLINLDFADVKTVMASKGNALMGIGIGTGEERVVEAARKAIYSPLLETTIDGAEDVIVNVTGGLDMTLTEAEEASEIVNQAAGHGVNIWLGTSIDDSMKDEIRVTVVATGVRPDKADQVSGIRRQASSYTQARTQQQAPSSNSTQPNFERRQNFDFDLNESPEMPAAEPKQTQSSSEAQQSAFGDWNLRRENIARPTEGEIDSQLKMSSFSADSDDDDELETPPFFKNR; via the coding sequence ATGGCATTTTCATTTGATGCAGCATCTGTACAAGGTGCAGTAATTAAAGTTATTGGAGTCGGTGGTGGCGGCGGTAACGCTATTAACCGTATGATTGATGAAGGTGTTGCAGGTGTTGAATTCATTGCTGCTAACACTGATATTCAAGCTTTGAGTAGTTCCAAAGCTGAAACAGTTATTCAACTTGGACCTAAATTAACCCGTGGTCTTGGTGCAGGAGGTCAACCTGAAATTGGTCGTAAAGCTGCTGAAGAAAGCGAAGAAGCTTTGACAGAAGCACTTACTGGCGCTGATATGGTTTTTATTACTGCTGGTATGGGTGGTGGTTCTGGTACAGGAGCCGCTCCAGTTATTGCTCGAATTGCTAAGGGCTTAGGTTCATTGACAGTTGCTGTCGTAACTAGACCATTTGGCTTTGAAGGCAGTAAACGTGGGAATTATGCAATTGAGGGTATCAATGAACTTAGAGATGAAGTTGATACACTTCTTATTATTTCAAATAATAATTTGCTCGAAATTGTTGACAAAAAAACCCCTCTTCTTGAAGCACTTAGTGAGGCAGATAATGTCCTTCGCCAAGGTGTTCAGGGGATTACCGACCTGATTACAAGTCCAGGTCTGATTAATCTTGACTTTGCTGATGTTAAAACAGTTATGGCAAGTAAAGGCAATGCTCTCATGGGAATTGGAATCGGTACAGGTGAAGAACGTGTTGTTGAGGCTGCTCGTAAGGCAATCTACTCTCCTCTTCTTGAAACAACAATTGATGGTGCAGAGGATGTCATTGTCAATGTTACTGGTGGACTTGATATGACGCTGACAGAAGCTGAAGAAGCTTCTGAAATTGTTAATCAAGCTGCAGGTCATGGCGTTAACATTTGGTTGGGAACATCAATTGATGACAGTATGAAAGATGAAATTCGTGTGACTGTAGTTGCCACTGGCGTTCGACCAGACAAAGCAGACCAAGTCTCTGGTATTCGCCGTCAAGCTTCATCTTATACACAAGCAAGAACACAACAGCAAGCTCCGTCTTCAAATTCTACGCAACCAAATTTTGAACGCCGTCAAAATTTTGATTTTGATTTGAATGAATCGCCTGAGATGCCTGCTGCTGAACCGAAGCAAACTCAATCATCATCTGAGGCACAGCAATCAGCTTTTGGCGATTGGAATCTTCGTCGTGAAAATATTGCTCGTCCAACCGAAGGTGAAATTGATAGTCAACTAAAAATGAGTAGTTTTTCCGCTGATTCTGATGATGACGATGAATTGGAAACACCTCCTTTCTTTAAGAATCGTTAA
- the ftsA gene encoding cell division protein FtsA codes for MARDGFFTGLDIGTSSIKVLVAEFINGSMNVIGVSNVKSSGVKDGIIIDIDTAAEAIKSAIKEAEEKAGMSINKVNVGLPANLLQIEPTQGMIPVPSESKEIKDEDVDSVVRSALTKSITPEREVISLIPEEFIVDGFQGIRDPRGMMGIRLEMRGLIYTGPSTILHNLRKTVERAGIEVENIIISPLALTKSVLNEGEREFGATVIDMGGGQTTVASMRAQELQFTNTYAEGGDYVTKDISKVLKTSHQVAEALKFNFGEANVVEASSTETVQVEVVGERNPVEITERYLSEIISARVRHLLDRIKQDLERGRLLDLPGGIVIVGGAAIMPGVVEIAQEIFGSNVKLHVPNQVGIRNPMFANIISIVEYVGTLTEVDILAQGAVSGDEKLRRKPIDIKPSGVAPKTRSFAQPQESTTLESQLEQLPPQQKEANEPKQKVGDRLRGIFGSMFD; via the coding sequence ATGGCTAGAGATGGCTTTTTTACAGGATTGGATATAGGGACAAGCTCGATTAAAGTTTTAGTTGCTGAATTTATCAATGGCAGTATGAATGTTATTGGTGTTAGCAATGTCAAAAGTTCGGGTGTAAAAGACGGTATCATTATTGATATAGATACTGCGGCAGAAGCCATTAAATCAGCAATTAAAGAAGCAGAAGAAAAAGCAGGAATGTCAATCAACAAGGTTAATGTTGGTCTACCGGCAAATCTGTTGCAAATTGAGCCGACACAGGGGATGATTCCTGTTCCTAGTGAATCTAAGGAAATCAAAGATGAAGATGTTGATAGTGTTGTTCGTTCAGCTTTAACAAAGAGCATTACACCAGAACGTGAAGTGATTTCACTTATTCCTGAAGAATTCATTGTGGATGGTTTCCAAGGTATTCGCGATCCTCGCGGAATGATGGGAATTCGTTTAGAAATGCGCGGTCTAATTTATACTGGACCAAGTACTATTTTGCATAATCTTCGTAAAACAGTAGAACGTGCAGGTATTGAAGTTGAAAATATTATTATTTCTCCACTGGCTCTTACCAAGTCAGTTTTAAATGAAGGAGAACGTGAGTTTGGAGCCACCGTCATTGATATGGGAGGCGGTCAAACTACAGTAGCTTCAATGCGAGCGCAAGAATTGCAATTTACCAATACCTATGCCGAAGGTGGTGATTATGTTACTAAGGATATTTCTAAAGTCCTTAAAACATCCCACCAAGTGGCTGAGGCACTTAAGTTTAACTTTGGTGAAGCTAATGTAGTTGAAGCGAGTTCAACTGAAACTGTTCAGGTGGAAGTGGTGGGTGAACGCAATCCGGTTGAAATTACTGAACGTTACCTTTCCGAAATTATATCAGCGCGTGTTCGTCACTTGTTAGACCGTATTAAACAAGACTTAGAACGCGGTAGATTATTAGATCTGCCTGGTGGAATTGTTATTGTGGGTGGAGCTGCTATCATGCCTGGGGTTGTAGAAATCGCTCAAGAAATTTTTGGTTCCAATGTTAAACTTCATGTTCCAAATCAAGTCGGCATCAGAAATCCTATGTTTGCTAATATTATTAGCATTGTTGAATATGTAGGAACACTTACTGAAGTTGATATTTTAGCGCAAGGTGCGGTTTCTGGTGATGAAAAATTAAGAAGAAAACCGATTGATATTAAGCCGTCAGGTGTTGCACCCAAAACGAGAAGTTTTGCCCAACCGCAAGAGTCGACTACTCTTGAATCACAATTGGAACAATTGCCACCTCAACAGAAGGAAGCAAATGAGCCAAAACAAAAAGTGGGTGATCGTTTACGTGGTATCTTTGGTAGCATGTTCGACTAA